The sequence TCCCTGGACACGATTCACGGCCGAAGCCGAAGCGCAACTGGAAAGGGAAGGTCAGGCGCCGGCCCAGTTCCGTTTTCCTGACGCCGGGCGGCTCAAAGGCAGCTCGGAGACGATCGAGCTTAGCGGCGGCAACGAGACGCAGACCACCGAGGAAGGACCCGCCTCTCCTTCGCAATCCGAAGAAAAGAGATAAAACGTCCACAGATTACGCAGATTAAAGGGATTAAGGATTCACCCCGGCATGCCGGCTTCCACCCGACACTCGGCACTCGGCACTCAACACTCGGCACCCGGCACTCCTCACCCGTTGTTGGCTGCGCCGCGCGCGTCACCGATGTTCACCTGCACTGAGCTGACGCGTTTACGCCCGGCCATTTCCTCGCCCGCTTCAGGCGGTAACCGGGCGAAACTGATGGCGGACCACAGTGAAATCAGACCCACCAGCAGGAACGCAAACGGAAAATCCGCGGCCGACAACCTCGTGTGCCCGTGTAGCGCCATGGTCGACTGGAGCGTCGACGCAGCCACCGTAATGCCGAGGCTGAGGGAAACCTGCTGGGCTACACTTGCAAAACTGGTTGCGGCACTCATGCGAGGTTGTTCGACCTCGGCATAGCTGATGGCGTTGATGCAGGTAAACTCCAGGGAACGGAAGAAGCCGCCCACGAAAAGGACCAAGACGATAATCGCGACCGGCGTCGTTTCGGCGAAGAGGGCAGGGGCGGCGATCAGCACGGCACTGATGATCGAGTTGACGACGAGCACCCGGCGGAAGCCATACCGCCGGAGGATGCCGGCGGCCGCGGTTTTCATCCCCATCGCGCCGATCGCCGCGACGAAGGTCAACAGGCCGGAGTTCAGCGGGCTGAATCCGAAGCCGAGCTGCAGCAGCAAGGGCAACAGAAGCGGCATGGCGCCTACGCCGATGCGAAATAGCGAGCCGCCGGTAATGCCGGCGCGAAAAGTGGGAAGCCGCAGCAGGCTGAGGTCCAGAAGGGGAGTTTCGTCCCGGCACGCGTGCCACACGTAGAGCGCCGACAAGCCCAGGCCGGTCACGAGTAACGCTGCCGCCACCCACGGCGAAACGAAACTAACGTCCATCACGGCGGCCCCCGAAACGACGGCCGCCAGGCCGACCCCGGAAAGCACAAAGCCGAGCGCGTCGAACGGGGGCACGTCGTCCGCCCGGACATTCGGGATGTAAAGCGTTGCGAGAATCATCCCGAGCCCCGCAATCGGCAGGTTGATCCAGAAGATCCAGCGCCATGAAAAAAAGGTGGTGATAAACCCGCCGACGGGCGGCCCGATGACCGGCCCGAGCAAGGCAGGGATCGTCAACCAGGCAAGTGCACCGACTAACTCCGAACGTGGTACCGTGCGCAGAATGACTAATCGTCCCACCGGCACCATCATCGCGCCCCCGACTCCCTGAAGGGCTCGGGCCGCCACCAGGACCTGGACGTTGCCGGCAAACCCGCAAAAGGCTGATCCCAGAGCAAAGACCAGAATCGCAGCTCGGAAAACGATCCGAGCCCCGAACCGGTCTGCCGTCCAGCCGGACGCAGGGATGAAAACTGCCAGGGTAAGCAGGTAGGAGGTGAGCGCCAGCTTCAGCTGGATCGGGCTCTCGTGCATGTCATGGGCAATTGCCGGCAGCGCGGTCGACAGCACCGTCGCGTCAAGGTTTTCCATGAACAATGCGCAAGCCACGATCAGGGGCACCAAAATCCTTAGAGGCAGGGTGCCATTCTCCTGAGCTCGAGCCAAAACCGCCATTCCTGTGTTAAGCCAATGTCACCGTCGAACTGCTTGCGCCAACAAATATTACTCGGGAACGTCCCTAGTACGGCACTCAGGCAGGGGTTAACGAGGAGCGAGTAAGCGGGCACGACGACAGAGTTCACACGGTCACACGGCGGGCACAGTGGGTGGGGCGGGCACAACGTAAGAGTTCACACGGCGACCACGGCGGAAAGAGGAAAGGGTTCGGGGTTCGGAGCCGGGAGATGTCACGAATGAAGAGGGAACCGACGCCGTTGTGAGGTGTCCCTCTTAATCTGTGTCAATCTGTGTAATCTGTGGATGTTTTCTCTCTTTTCTGCGTTCTCTGCGTGTTCTGCGGATGATTTCTTGTTCGTTACAGGGAGTGCGCGATGGCGCGGCTCAGCTCCATCAACTCTTCGCTGAGCAGCCGCGCCAGGCCCGCGTAATCACCCGGTTGCCACCCTGACCGGCGCGCTTCGAAACTGCGGCCGGCGATCGGGTCGGTGCCGTTGGCCGCGAGGACCTGGTACCGGGCGGTGAGGATCACCTGGCCGGTATCGGTACCCTCGAAACGCTGCAACTGAATCGCCACGCTGTAAGAGGAATCGCCTGGTGGTGGAGAGGTGGGTGTAAACGACGTGGCCTGAACGTGCGCCACCCGGTTCAGACCCTCGGCCACCATCCTTGCAATCCCTTGATCCAGCGGCTCCGCC is a genomic window of Verrucomicrobiota bacterium containing:
- a CDS encoding TraR/DksA C4-type zinc finger protein, producing the protein MAFARAMTYNELIEEVNEALGRIEGGTYGRCELTGKPIPAERLDAIPWTRFTAEAEAQLEREGQAPAQFRFPDAGRLKGSSETIELSGGNETQTTEEGPASPSQSEEKR
- a CDS encoding MFS transporter, which codes for MAVLARAQENGTLPLRILVPLIVACALFMENLDATVLSTALPAIAHDMHESPIQLKLALTSYLLTLAVFIPASGWTADRFGARIVFRAAILVFALGSAFCGFAGNVQVLVAARALQGVGGAMMVPVGRLVILRTVPRSELVGALAWLTIPALLGPVIGPPVGGFITTFFSWRWIFWINLPIAGLGMILATLYIPNVRADDVPPFDALGFVLSGVGLAAVVSGAAVMDVSFVSPWVAAALLVTGLGLSALYVWHACRDETPLLDLSLLRLPTFRAGITGGSLFRIGVGAMPLLLPLLLQLGFGFSPLNSGLLTFVAAIGAMGMKTAAAGILRRYGFRRVLVVNSIISAVLIAAPALFAETTPVAIIVLVLFVGGFFRSLEFTCINAISYAEVEQPRMSAATSFASVAQQVSLSLGITVAASTLQSTMALHGHTRLSAADFPFAFLLVGLISLWSAISFARLPPEAGEEMAGRKRVSSVQVNIGDARGAANNG
- a CDS encoding membrane integrity-associated transporter subunit PqiC, with translation MRRERKFKLRAIGLALAFFLAACAAREPLPQFYLLTPPAGGNGRSHGGPSVYVQRVAVPAYLARNSLVMVRAGNQVAYASSARWAEPLDQGIARMVAEGLNRVAHVQATSFTPTSPPPGDSSYSVAIQLQRFEGTDTGQVILTARYQVLAANGTDPIAGRSFEARRSGWQPGDYAGLARLLSEELMELSRAIAHSL